In Rattus norvegicus strain BN/NHsdMcwi chromosome 1, GRCr8, whole genome shotgun sequence, a genomic segment contains:
- the Sgk1 gene encoding serine/threonine-protein kinase Sgk1 isoform 2 (isoform 2 is encoded by transcript variant 2), with translation MREEALRSPWKAFMKQRRMGLNDFIQKLANNSYACKHPEVQSYLKISQPQEPELMNANPSPPPSPSQQINLGPSSNPHAKPSDFHFLKVIGKGSFGKVLLARHKAEEAFYAVKVLQKKAILKKKEEKHIMSERNVLLKNVKHPFLVGLHFSFQTADKLYFVLDYINGGELFYHLQRERCFLEPRARFYAAEIASALGYLHSLNIVYRDLKPENILLDSQGHIVLTDFGLCKENIEHNGTTSTFCGTPEYLAPEVLHKQPYDRTVDWWCLGAVLYEMLYGLPPFYSRNTAEMYDNILNKPLQLKPNITNSARHLLEGLLQKDRTKRLGAKDDFMEIKSHIFFSLINWDDLINKKITPPFNPNVSGPSDLRHFDPEFTEEPVPSSIGRSPDSILVTASVKEAAEAFLGFSYAPPMDSFL, from the exons ATGAGAGAGGAGGCCTTAAGATCCCCTTGGAAAG CTTTCATGAAACAGAGAAGGATGGGCCTGAACGATTTTATTCAGAAGCTTGCCAACAACTCCTATGCATGCAAACA CCCTGAAGTTCAATCCTATTTGAAAATCTCCCAACCTCAGGAGCCCGAACTTATGAACGCCAACCCCTCACCTCCT CCAAGTCCCTCTCAACAAATCAACCTGGGTCCATCCTCAAATCCCCACGCCAAACCCTCTGACTTCCACTTCTTGAAAGTGATCGGAAAAGGCAGTTTTGGAAAG GTTCTTCTAGCAAGGCACAAGGCAGAAGAAGCATTCTATGCCGTCAAAGTTTTGCAGAAGAAAGCCATCTTGAAGAAGAAGGAG gAGAAGCATATTATGTCAGAGCGCAATGTTCTGTTGAAGAATGTGAAGCACCCTTTCCTGGTGGGCCTTCACTTCTCTTTCCAGACTGCTGACAAACTCTACTTCGTCCTAGACTACATTAATGGCGGAGAG CTGTTCTACCATCTCCAGAGGGAGCGCTGCTTCCTGGAACCCCGTGCTCGCTTCTACGCAGCTGAAATAGCCAGTGCCTTGGGTTATCTGCACTCCCTAAACATCGTTTATCG AGACTTAAAACCAGAGAATATTCTCCTAGACTCACAGGGACACATCGTCCTCACTGACTTTGGGCTCTGCAAGGAGAACATCGAGCACAATGGGACAACGTCCACCTTCTGTGGCACGCCTGAG TATCTCGCTCCTGAGGTTCTCCATAAGCAGCCGTACGACCGGACAGTGGACTGGTGGTGCCTCGGGGCTGTCTTGTATGAGATGCTCTATGGCCTG CCTCCGTTCTACAGCCGGAACACAGCCGAGATGTATGACAATATTCTGAACAAGCCTCTCCAGCTGAAACCAAATATCACCAACTCAGCAAGGCACCTGCTGGAGGGCCTCCTGCAGAAGGACCGGACCAAGAGGCTGGGTGCCAAGGATGACTTT ATGGAGATTAAGAgtcatattttcttctctttgattaACTGGGATGATCTCATTAATAAGAAGATCACGCCCCCATTTAACCCAAATGTG AGCGGGCCCAGTGACCTTCGGCACTTTGATCCCGAGTTTACTGAGGAGCCGGTCCCCAGCTCCATCGGGCGATCCCCTGACAGCATCCTTGTCACAGCCAGTGTGAAAGAAGCCGCGGAAGCCTTCCTTGGCTTCTCCTATGCCCCTCCTATGGACTCCTTCCTCTGA
- the Sgk1 gene encoding serine/threonine-protein kinase Sgk1 isoform 1 (isoform 1 is encoded by transcript variant 1), translating into MGEMQGALARARLESLLRPRHKKRVEAQKRSESVLLSGLAFMKQRRMGLNDFIQKLANNSYACKHPEVQSYLKISQPQEPELMNANPSPPPSPSQQINLGPSSNPHAKPSDFHFLKVIGKGSFGKVLLARHKAEEAFYAVKVLQKKAILKKKEEKHIMSERNVLLKNVKHPFLVGLHFSFQTADKLYFVLDYINGGELFYHLQRERCFLEPRARFYAAEIASALGYLHSLNIVYRDLKPENILLDSQGHIVLTDFGLCKENIEHNGTTSTFCGTPEYLAPEVLHKQPYDRTVDWWCLGAVLYEMLYGLPPFYSRNTAEMYDNILNKPLQLKPNITNSARHLLEGLLQKDRTKRLGAKDDFMEIKSHIFFSLINWDDLINKKITPPFNPNVSGPSDLRHFDPEFTEEPVPSSIGRSPDSILVTASVKEAAEAFLGFSYAPPMDSFL; encoded by the exons ATGGGCGAGATGCAGGGCGCGCTGGCTCGGGCTCGGCTCGAGTCCCTGCTCCGGCCCCGCCACAAAAAGCGAGTGGAGGCGCAGAAAAGGAGCGAGTCCGTCCTGCTAAGCGGACTGG CTTTCATGAAACAGAGAAGGATGGGCCTGAACGATTTTATTCAGAAGCTTGCCAACAACTCCTATGCATGCAAACA CCCTGAAGTTCAATCCTATTTGAAAATCTCCCAACCTCAGGAGCCCGAACTTATGAACGCCAACCCCTCACCTCCT CCAAGTCCCTCTCAACAAATCAACCTGGGTCCATCCTCAAATCCCCACGCCAAACCCTCTGACTTCCACTTCTTGAAAGTGATCGGAAAAGGCAGTTTTGGAAAG GTTCTTCTAGCAAGGCACAAGGCAGAAGAAGCATTCTATGCCGTCAAAGTTTTGCAGAAGAAAGCCATCTTGAAGAAGAAGGAG gAGAAGCATATTATGTCAGAGCGCAATGTTCTGTTGAAGAATGTGAAGCACCCTTTCCTGGTGGGCCTTCACTTCTCTTTCCAGACTGCTGACAAACTCTACTTCGTCCTAGACTACATTAATGGCGGAGAG CTGTTCTACCATCTCCAGAGGGAGCGCTGCTTCCTGGAACCCCGTGCTCGCTTCTACGCAGCTGAAATAGCCAGTGCCTTGGGTTATCTGCACTCCCTAAACATCGTTTATCG AGACTTAAAACCAGAGAATATTCTCCTAGACTCACAGGGACACATCGTCCTCACTGACTTTGGGCTCTGCAAGGAGAACATCGAGCACAATGGGACAACGTCCACCTTCTGTGGCACGCCTGAG TATCTCGCTCCTGAGGTTCTCCATAAGCAGCCGTACGACCGGACAGTGGACTGGTGGTGCCTCGGGGCTGTCTTGTATGAGATGCTCTATGGCCTG CCTCCGTTCTACAGCCGGAACACAGCCGAGATGTATGACAATATTCTGAACAAGCCTCTCCAGCTGAAACCAAATATCACCAACTCAGCAAGGCACCTGCTGGAGGGCCTCCTGCAGAAGGACCGGACCAAGAGGCTGGGTGCCAAGGATGACTTT ATGGAGATTAAGAgtcatattttcttctctttgattaACTGGGATGATCTCATTAATAAGAAGATCACGCCCCCATTTAACCCAAATGTG AGCGGGCCCAGTGACCTTCGGCACTTTGATCCCGAGTTTACTGAGGAGCCGGTCCCCAGCTCCATCGGGCGATCCCCTGACAGCATCCTTGTCACAGCCAGTGTGAAAGAAGCCGCGGAAGCCTTCCTTGGCTTCTCCTATGCCCCTCCTATGGACTCCTTCCTCTGA
- the Sgk1 gene encoding serine/threonine-protein kinase Sgk1 isoform 3 (isoform 3 is encoded by transcript variant 3): MTVKTEAARSTLTYSRMRGMVAILIAFMKQRRMGLNDFIQKLANNSYACKHPEVQSYLKISQPQEPELMNANPSPPPSPSQQINLGPSSNPHAKPSDFHFLKVIGKGSFGKVLLARHKAEEAFYAVKVLQKKAILKKKEEKHIMSERNVLLKNVKHPFLVGLHFSFQTADKLYFVLDYINGGELFYHLQRERCFLEPRARFYAAEIASALGYLHSLNIVYRDLKPENILLDSQGHIVLTDFGLCKENIEHNGTTSTFCGTPEYLAPEVLHKQPYDRTVDWWCLGAVLYEMLYGLPPFYSRNTAEMYDNILNKPLQLKPNITNSARHLLEGLLQKDRTKRLGAKDDFMEIKSHIFFSLINWDDLINKKITPPFNPNVSGPSDLRHFDPEFTEEPVPSSIGRSPDSILVTASVKEAAEAFLGFSYAPPMDSFL, encoded by the exons ATGACCGTCAAAACCGAGGCTGCTCGAAGTACCCTCACCTACTCCAGAATGAGGGGAATGGTAGCAATCCTCATCG CTTTCATGAAACAGAGAAGGATGGGCCTGAACGATTTTATTCAGAAGCTTGCCAACAACTCCTATGCATGCAAACA CCCTGAAGTTCAATCCTATTTGAAAATCTCCCAACCTCAGGAGCCCGAACTTATGAACGCCAACCCCTCACCTCCT CCAAGTCCCTCTCAACAAATCAACCTGGGTCCATCCTCAAATCCCCACGCCAAACCCTCTGACTTCCACTTCTTGAAAGTGATCGGAAAAGGCAGTTTTGGAAAG GTTCTTCTAGCAAGGCACAAGGCAGAAGAAGCATTCTATGCCGTCAAAGTTTTGCAGAAGAAAGCCATCTTGAAGAAGAAGGAG gAGAAGCATATTATGTCAGAGCGCAATGTTCTGTTGAAGAATGTGAAGCACCCTTTCCTGGTGGGCCTTCACTTCTCTTTCCAGACTGCTGACAAACTCTACTTCGTCCTAGACTACATTAATGGCGGAGAG CTGTTCTACCATCTCCAGAGGGAGCGCTGCTTCCTGGAACCCCGTGCTCGCTTCTACGCAGCTGAAATAGCCAGTGCCTTGGGTTATCTGCACTCCCTAAACATCGTTTATCG AGACTTAAAACCAGAGAATATTCTCCTAGACTCACAGGGACACATCGTCCTCACTGACTTTGGGCTCTGCAAGGAGAACATCGAGCACAATGGGACAACGTCCACCTTCTGTGGCACGCCTGAG TATCTCGCTCCTGAGGTTCTCCATAAGCAGCCGTACGACCGGACAGTGGACTGGTGGTGCCTCGGGGCTGTCTTGTATGAGATGCTCTATGGCCTG CCTCCGTTCTACAGCCGGAACACAGCCGAGATGTATGACAATATTCTGAACAAGCCTCTCCAGCTGAAACCAAATATCACCAACTCAGCAAGGCACCTGCTGGAGGGCCTCCTGCAGAAGGACCGGACCAAGAGGCTGGGTGCCAAGGATGACTTT ATGGAGATTAAGAgtcatattttcttctctttgattaACTGGGATGATCTCATTAATAAGAAGATCACGCCCCCATTTAACCCAAATGTG AGCGGGCCCAGTGACCTTCGGCACTTTGATCCCGAGTTTACTGAGGAGCCGGTCCCCAGCTCCATCGGGCGATCCCCTGACAGCATCCTTGTCACAGCCAGTGTGAAAGAAGCCGCGGAAGCCTTCCTTGGCTTCTCCTATGCCCCTCCTATGGACTCCTTCCTCTGA